In a genomic window of Gossypium arboreum isolate Shixiya-1 chromosome 9, ASM2569848v2, whole genome shotgun sequence:
- the LOC108457443 gene encoding sodium/hydrogen exchanger 1-like isoform X1, giving the protein MTIGIISSALANSETILASDHGSIVSINLFVALLCGCIVIGHLLEENRWMNESITALAIGVCTGVIILLTTGGKSSRLLVFSEDLFFIYLLPPIIFNAGFQVKKKQFFRNFLTIMLFGAVGTLISFCVISIGAIHFFKKMNIGDLTLGDYLAIGAIFSATDSVCTLQVLNQDETPLLYSLVFGEGVVNDATSVVLFNAIQTFDISHIDSTMALQYIGNFLYLFILSTLLGVLAGLLSAYIIRKLYFGRHSTDREVALMMLMAYLSYMLAELFSFSAILTVFFCGIVMSHYTWHNVTESSRVTTKHAFATLSFVSEIFIFLYVGMDALDIEKWRVISDSPGTSVGVSGILLGLILVGRAAFVFPLSFISNLTRKAPHEKVDFKQQVTVWWAGLMRGAVSMALAYNQFTSLGHTQLRGNAMMITSTISVVLFSTVVFGLMTKPLVRLLLPSPKHLMRTLSSEPSTPKSFIVPLLGNEGEPEADQNNRNACRPTSLRMLLTTPSNTVHYYWRKFDDAFMRPVFGGRGFVPFVPGSPTEQNGHQWQ; this is encoded by the exons ATGACAATCGGGATAATAAGCTCCGCTTTAGCAAATTCAGAGACGATTTTAGCCTCTGATCATGGCTCAATAGTTTCAATAAACTTATTCGTTGCGCTTCTTTGCGGGTGTATCGTGATTGGTCATTTACTAGAGGAAAATCGATGGATGAACGAGTCTATTACTGCTCTGGCCATA GGAGTATGTACTGGAGTTATAATTTTGCTTACAACAGGAGGAAAAAGCTCACGTCTTCTAGTTTTCAGTGAAGATTTGTTCTTCATTTATTTGCTTCCTCCTATTATTTTCAATGCGGG ATTCCAAGTGAAGAAGAAACAATTTTTCCGCAACTTTTTGACTATCATGCTGTTTGGTGCAGTTGGTACTTTAATATCCTTTTGCGTCATTTCTATAG GTGCCATACATTTCTTCAAGAAAATGAACATCGGTGATCTTACTTTAGGGGATTATCTTG CAATTGGTGCAATATTTTCTGCAACAGATTCTGTGTGCACTTTGCAA GTGCTTAATCAAGATGAGACACCTTTATTATACAGTCTGGTTTTTGGTGAGGGAGTTGTCAATGATGCCACATCAGTGGTTCTTTTCAATGCAATCCAAACCTTTGATATTTCTCACATCGACTCTACCATGGCTTTGCAATACATCGGAaactttttgtatttatttattttaagtactTTGCTTGGAGTTTTG GCTGGACTGCTTAGCGCTTACATTATCAGAAAGCTCTATTTTGGAAG GCACTCCACTGATCGTGAGGTTGCTCTCATGATGCTTATGGCTTACCTATCATATATGCTGGCTGAA CTTTTCTCGTTCAGTGCTATTCTCACAGTATTCTTTTGTGGGATCGTTATGTCTCATTACACATGGCATAATGTTACTGAAAGTTCGAGAGTGACAACCAA GCATGCTTTTGCAACATTATCTTTTGTTTCTGAGATTTTTATCTTCCTTTATGTTGGTATGGATGCATTGGACATTGAGAAGTGGAGAGTTATCAGTGACAG CCCCGGAACATCAGTTGGTGTTAGTGGAATTCTGTTGGGGTTGATTCTTGTTGGACGAGCAGCCTTTGTTTTTCCCTTATCCTTTATATCTAACTTGACAAGGAAAGCGCCGCACGAGAAAGTTGACTTCAAACAGCAG GTCACGGTTTGGTGGGCTGGTCTTATGCGTGGTGCTGTCTCAATGGCACTTGCTTACAATCAG TTTACCAGCTTAGGTCATACGCAGTTGCGAGGAAATGCGATGATGATAACCAGCACAATCTCGGTTGTTCTTTTCAGCACAGTG GTTTTTGGATTGATGACTAAACCATTAGTGAGACTCTTACTTCCTTCTCCAAAACATCTCATGAGGACGCTTTCGTCTGAACCATCTACTCCGAAATCATTCATTGTACCACTTCTTGGCAATGAAGGTGAACCCGAAGCTGACCAAAACAACCGTAATGCATGTCGACCGACTAGCTTGAGAATGCTCTTGACAACTCCTTCCAACACTGTGCATTACTACTGGAGAAAATTTGACGATGCCTTCATGCGACCTGTGTTCGGTGGAAGAGGTTTCGTTCCATTCGTTCCCGGATCACCCACCGAGCAAAATGGTCATCAATGGCAATGA
- the LOC108457443 gene encoding sodium/hydrogen exchanger 1-like isoform X2 — MLFGAVGTLISFCVISIGAIHFFKKMNIGDLTLGDYLAIGAIFSATDSVCTLQVLNQDETPLLYSLVFGEGVVNDATSVVLFNAIQTFDISHIDSTMALQYIGNFLYLFILSTLLGVLAGLLSAYIIRKLYFGRHSTDREVALMMLMAYLSYMLAELFSFSAILTVFFCGIVMSHYTWHNVTESSRVTTKHAFATLSFVSEIFIFLYVGMDALDIEKWRVISDSPGTSVGVSGILLGLILVGRAAFVFPLSFISNLTRKAPHEKVDFKQQVTVWWAGLMRGAVSMALAYNQFTSLGHTQLRGNAMMITSTISVVLFSTVVFGLMTKPLVRLLLPSPKHLMRTLSSEPSTPKSFIVPLLGNEGEPEADQNNRNACRPTSLRMLLTTPSNTVHYYWRKFDDAFMRPVFGGRGFVPFVPGSPTEQNGHQWQ; from the exons ATGCTGTTTGGTGCAGTTGGTACTTTAATATCCTTTTGCGTCATTTCTATAG GTGCCATACATTTCTTCAAGAAAATGAACATCGGTGATCTTACTTTAGGGGATTATCTTG CAATTGGTGCAATATTTTCTGCAACAGATTCTGTGTGCACTTTGCAA GTGCTTAATCAAGATGAGACACCTTTATTATACAGTCTGGTTTTTGGTGAGGGAGTTGTCAATGATGCCACATCAGTGGTTCTTTTCAATGCAATCCAAACCTTTGATATTTCTCACATCGACTCTACCATGGCTTTGCAATACATCGGAaactttttgtatttatttattttaagtactTTGCTTGGAGTTTTG GCTGGACTGCTTAGCGCTTACATTATCAGAAAGCTCTATTTTGGAAG GCACTCCACTGATCGTGAGGTTGCTCTCATGATGCTTATGGCTTACCTATCATATATGCTGGCTGAA CTTTTCTCGTTCAGTGCTATTCTCACAGTATTCTTTTGTGGGATCGTTATGTCTCATTACACATGGCATAATGTTACTGAAAGTTCGAGAGTGACAACCAA GCATGCTTTTGCAACATTATCTTTTGTTTCTGAGATTTTTATCTTCCTTTATGTTGGTATGGATGCATTGGACATTGAGAAGTGGAGAGTTATCAGTGACAG CCCCGGAACATCAGTTGGTGTTAGTGGAATTCTGTTGGGGTTGATTCTTGTTGGACGAGCAGCCTTTGTTTTTCCCTTATCCTTTATATCTAACTTGACAAGGAAAGCGCCGCACGAGAAAGTTGACTTCAAACAGCAG GTCACGGTTTGGTGGGCTGGTCTTATGCGTGGTGCTGTCTCAATGGCACTTGCTTACAATCAG TTTACCAGCTTAGGTCATACGCAGTTGCGAGGAAATGCGATGATGATAACCAGCACAATCTCGGTTGTTCTTTTCAGCACAGTG GTTTTTGGATTGATGACTAAACCATTAGTGAGACTCTTACTTCCTTCTCCAAAACATCTCATGAGGACGCTTTCGTCTGAACCATCTACTCCGAAATCATTCATTGTACCACTTCTTGGCAATGAAGGTGAACCCGAAGCTGACCAAAACAACCGTAATGCATGTCGACCGACTAGCTTGAGAATGCTCTTGACAACTCCTTCCAACACTGTGCATTACTACTGGAGAAAATTTGACGATGCCTTCATGCGACCTGTGTTCGGTGGAAGAGGTTTCGTTCCATTCGTTCCCGGATCACCCACCGAGCAAAATGGTCATCAATGGCAATGA